The Sphingomonas donggukensis genomic interval ACGGGCGGAGGCTTTCCTGTCCGACATGGGCAAGGCGGTGATCCACGCAGGGGCGAACGGCAGCGGACAGTCGGTCAAGATCTGCAACAACATGCTGCTCGGCGCGACGATGATCGCGACGTGCGAGGCGATGGTGCTGGCGCAGAAGCTGGGGCTCGACCCACAGAAATTCTACGACATTGCCAGCGTCTCTTCGGGGTCGTGCTGGTCGCTCAACACCTATGCGCCGATGCCCGGCGTGGGCCCGCAGAGTCCCGCCGACAACGACTATCAGGGCGGGTTCGCGGCGGCTTTGATGCTGAAGGACCTGCGCCTGGCGATGGAGGCCGCGGGCAGCGTCGATGCCGAGACGCCGATGGGCGCGAAGGCGACGGCGCTGTACGAGGCTTTTGTCGCGGCGGACGTCGGCAACCATGACTTCTCGGGGATTATCCGGACGCTGGCCACGAGCAAAACGTAAACGGCTGCGCATGCCGTCCCGGCGCGGCACGCAGGCCCGGTTAACCTTCTATCGGGGTTTTCAGCTGCAGGCGGCGAGCGCATCTGGGCGATATGCTACGCCCGATCCTGCTCGCCGCCGCGGCGCTTGCCG includes:
- the mmsB gene encoding 3-hydroxyisobutyrate dehydrogenase; amino-acid sequence: MARIAFIGLGNMGGGMAANLAKAGHDVRAFDLSADALDKAKAAGCLPADSAAAACEGVEAVVTMLPAGKHVEGVYADSIFDAVPKTAILIDCSTIDVATAKRVAEAAAAKGLTMVDAPVSGGIGAANAGTLTFMVGGSAAAFERAEAFLSDMGKAVIHAGANGSGQSVKICNNMLLGATMIATCEAMVLAQKLGLDPQKFYDIASVSSGSCWSLNTYAPMPGVGPQSPADNDYQGGFAAALMLKDLRLAMEAAGSVDAETPMGAKATALYEAFVAADVGNHDFSGIIRTLATSKT